A single genomic interval of Spirosoma taeanense harbors:
- a CDS encoding autotransporter outer membrane beta-barrel domain-containing protein: MIAQNNYVATAPAVATPGSENVLVGISAGNNTMTGSSNAFVGYQAGFSNTTGVRNAFIGHQSGFSNTTGSDNAFIGGLAGRANTTGNSNVFVGYQAGFSNTTGSGNAFIGYSAGFYNTTGFSNAFMGNGAGSKNTTGSANAFIGTAAGSDNTTGSDNAFVGFAAGGANTTGSANAFLGYRAGEQNTTGIGNVFMGYQAGNKNTASSYNAFIGYETGFSNTTGSANAFLGNAAGNRNTTGSQNTFLGNEAGYANQTGTQNTFVGYRAGLNSTAQANTFIGHSVGQATTTGQFNTFIGVRAGVANTTGSSNLMLGVNAGAANITGSANFFVGDNAGGQNTTGGFNVYLGANAGNGAGVNGDNNLAIGFEAGRANVAGINNTFLGFRADAGANGLSNATAIGNNARVNVSNAVVLGSGANVGIGNSAPTARLHVTTGTANQSGVRLENLTSASPASLTNQTKFLTVDGSGNLILASTTSGGREAATESLWQRTGRYLASRENDAVIIGQHVNMTPAGYRLYVADGILTEKIKVAVKNTSEWADKVFTPTYLLRSLNEVETYIRQHQHLPGVPSAQQMVEQGNDLHQTDAKLLEKIEELTLYMIELKRENQQQAARIRRLEQKSKHPMRNRR, from the coding sequence GCAATGCGTTTGTAGGCTACCAGGCCGGTTTCTCCAATACAACAGGCGTTCGAAATGCATTCATAGGCCATCAATCGGGCTTCTCCAATACGACTGGCTCTGACAATGCGTTTATCGGCGGTCTGGCGGGGCGAGCCAACACAACAGGTAATAGCAATGTATTTGTAGGCTATCAGGCCGGCTTTTCCAATACAACAGGTAGTGGTAATGCGTTTATAGGCTATTCTGCTGGTTTCTACAATACGACAGGGTTTTCTAATGCCTTTATGGGCAATGGGGCGGGTAGTAAAAATACAACGGGGTCAGCCAACGCCTTTATAGGAACGGCTGCGGGTAGTGATAATACAACAGGCTCTGACAATGCCTTTGTGGGTTTTGCAGCCGGTGGTGCCAATACGACGGGTTCGGCTAATGCGTTTTTGGGCTACCGGGCGGGCGAGCAGAATACAACTGGTATCGGCAATGTCTTTATGGGGTATCAGGCCGGTAATAAAAACACAGCGAGTTCTTATAATGCCTTCATCGGTTATGAGACAGGGTTCTCAAACACGACGGGATCGGCCAATGCTTTTCTGGGTAATGCTGCGGGCAACAGAAATACCACCGGTTCGCAGAACACCTTTCTGGGTAACGAGGCTGGGTATGCTAACCAAACCGGTACGCAGAATACGTTCGTCGGTTACAGGGCAGGACTCAACTCCACGGCTCAGGCTAACACGTTCATTGGTCACTCGGTGGGTCAGGCCACTACAACCGGCCAGTTCAACACCTTCATCGGCGTACGAGCTGGTGTAGCCAATACCACCGGCTCATCGAATCTGATGCTGGGCGTCAACGCCGGCGCGGCCAACATCACCGGCTCGGCGAACTTCTTTGTGGGCGACAACGCCGGGGGCCAGAACACTACCGGCGGCTTTAACGTCTATCTCGGCGCTAACGCAGGCAATGGGGCTGGCGTCAATGGTGACAACAACCTAGCCATCGGCTTTGAGGCTGGTCGGGCTAACGTGGCTGGCATCAACAACACCTTCTTAGGCTTCCGGGCTGATGCCGGCGCCAACGGATTGAGCAATGCAACGGCCATTGGCAACAACGCCCGGGTCAATGTCAGCAATGCGGTGGTGCTGGGCAGTGGGGCCAACGTGGGCATCGGCAACTCAGCGCCTACGGCCCGGCTCCATGTAACGACGGGCACCGCTAACCAGTCAGGTGTCCGCCTAGAGAATCTGACCAGCGCTTCACCGGCTAGCCTGACCAACCAAACCAAGTTTCTAACCGTCGACGGCAGTGGCAACCTCATCCTGGCCAGCACTACCAGCGGAGGTCGAGAAGCGGCCACTGAGAGTCTGTGGCAGCGTACTGGCCGGTATCTGGCTAGTAGGGAAAACGATGCGGTGATCATTGGTCAGCATGTCAACATGACGCCCGCCGGCTACCGCTTGTATGTGGCCGATGGCATTTTGACCGAAAAGATAAAGGTGGCCGTGAAGAACACCTCTGAATGGGCAGATAAGGTCTTTACTCCGACTTATCTGTTACGTTCCCTGAATGAAGTCGAGACGTACATTCGGCAACACCAGCACCTGCCGGGCGTGCCCTCCGCTCAGCAGATGGTGGAGCAGGGCAACGACCTCCACCAGACTGATGCTAAACTGCTCGAAAAGATCGAAGAGTTAACCCTCTACATGATTGAGTTAAAGCGTGAAAATCAACAGCAGGCCGCACGTATCCGGCGATTGGAACAGAAGTCTAAGCACCCAATGCGAAACAGACGATAA